One window of Nostoc sp. C052 genomic DNA carries:
- a CDS encoding SWIM zinc finger domain-containing protein encodes MSIPGISEAIIRHNSNASSYSRGEEYYRRGAIADLKKRGNLIQAEIEGSEITPYQVSIRFDAGGITSACCTCPYDYDGWCKHIVATLLSCSRKSEIIEERPTLEQLLNRLDLLQTQRLLQELVENRPEIIDDIDEFVSLIDLPKPKTKQPSTRQSKIDTSPFRSHVKRILRDGLKELEYGSEEDPFTDDLLAVIEKARELAENGDGNNAIAILETITETYAQEWDELLDYGGDSYSIAEPLDSAWTEAILCAEMSQGEIVDLQLMLESWQDEISADFSMSLAALHQGWDYEPLQQIMQGDDTAELWENERPSFADDLALIRLQILERQNRYTEYLNLALAEEMTLQYLTQLAALGRVEEAMSAAKILMERAEEGFALAKILREDGYLVEALEICQAGISLTGNCLYEFATWTSDLAQGLEDNATALTASIIAFKIRPSFRDYGKIQDYAGEIWLTLKQDLLQTLRDQPDWGIREAQVDIFLHEGLIDDAIKTVERDSYYASELVHRVMDAAVSHSPKWVIDNARRRAEPIMEQGKADRYDAAVNWLKKVKAAYLQLGQKAEWSAYRSQLEAAHGRKRKLMELFKELNK; translated from the coding sequence ATGTCGATTCCAGGAATTTCGGAAGCAATAATCCGCCATAACTCCAACGCTTCATCCTACAGTCGTGGTGAAGAATATTATCGCAGGGGTGCGATCGCTGATCTCAAAAAACGCGGTAATCTGATTCAGGCAGAGATAGAGGGTAGCGAAATTACACCATATCAAGTCAGTATTCGTTTTGATGCAGGTGGAATTACCTCAGCTTGTTGTACTTGTCCTTATGATTATGATGGTTGGTGCAAACATATCGTTGCCACCTTATTAAGCTGTTCGCGTAAATCAGAAATCATTGAAGAACGTCCAACGCTAGAACAATTATTAAATCGCCTCGATCTTCTTCAAACTCAGCGATTATTACAAGAACTGGTGGAAAATAGACCAGAAATAATTGATGATATTGATGAGTTTGTCAGTTTGATAGACTTGCCAAAACCAAAAACAAAACAGCCTTCTACCCGCCAAAGCAAAATTGACACATCACCTTTTCGCTCTCATGTCAAGCGGATTTTGCGGGATGGATTGAAAGAATTAGAATATGGTTCAGAAGAAGACCCATTTACAGATGATTTGCTGGCTGTAATTGAGAAAGCGCGGGAGTTGGCAGAAAATGGAGATGGCAATAATGCGATCGCAATTCTCGAAACTATTACCGAAACTTATGCCCAAGAATGGGACGAGTTGCTAGATTATGGTGGAGACAGTTATTCCATCGCAGAACCTCTTGATAGCGCCTGGACAGAAGCAATTTTGTGTGCAGAAATGTCTCAAGGAGAAATAGTAGATTTGCAGTTGATGTTGGAATCTTGGCAAGACGAAATCAGTGCAGATTTTAGTATGAGTTTAGCAGCATTGCATCAAGGTTGGGATTACGAACCACTGCAACAAATTATGCAAGGAGATGATACCGCAGAACTTTGGGAAAATGAAAGACCAAGCTTTGCTGATGATTTAGCATTGATTCGCTTGCAAATTCTTGAACGTCAAAATCGTTATACAGAGTATTTAAATCTAGCTTTAGCAGAAGAAATGACTCTGCAATACCTAACGCAATTAGCAGCTTTGGGAAGAGTAGAAGAAGCCATGTCTGCGGCTAAAATCCTGATGGAAAGAGCAGAAGAGGGTTTTGCCCTAGCAAAAATATTGCGGGAAGATGGGTATTTGGTTGAAGCGTTAGAAATATGCCAAGCTGGTATCAGCTTAACAGGTAACTGTTTATATGAATTTGCTACTTGGACAAGTGATTTAGCCCAAGGATTAGAAGATAATGCCACTGCTTTAACTGCTAGCATCATTGCTTTTAAAATCAGACCATCTTTTCGAGACTATGGTAAAATTCAAGACTATGCAGGAGAAATTTGGTTGACACTCAAACAAGATTTGCTGCAAACACTGCGAGATCAGCCAGATTGGGGAATACGAGAAGCTCAAGTTGATATTTTCCTCCATGAAGGATTAATTGATGATGCAATTAAAACAGTAGAAAGAGATAGTTACTATGCTTCAGAACTAGTTCATCGAGTCATGGATGCAGCAGTTTCCCATAGTCCAAAGTGGGTAATTGATAACGCTCGCAGACGGGCAGAACCAATAATGGAACAAGGAAAAGCTGACCGTTATGACGCTGCGGTTAATTGGCTCAAAAAAGTAAAAGCTGCCTATCTTCAACTGGGACAAAAAGCTGAATGGTCTGCTTATCGCTCACAACTAGAAGCGGCTCATGGGCGGAAACGTAAATTAATGGAATTATTCAAAGAACTGAATAAATAA
- a CDS encoding DEAD/DEAH box helicase produces the protein MTTFELNSTIQQALLAKKYFQLHPSVQKIIQLFSVIYAPIDKNSFVSCLSKINALDENNKPWVTKTLSSQIDKLLKAGLLVQESRVGAECHPLLTEIATRHAVQTGHFEILVTAVEDKLPIRTHWNRDSRIFYSLRQCIREIRIGIYRQDPSFINQQIEDYQKYADNEEKIVIENIFEQIYNNPFDADWFNTLPQGLYESGISSILFNSALKLSASEDALMLLEEECSTPGKHCSDYLHLILTEQLLLQGCTQEAQESLERISNEYQNNAAIFWGWLSFLRGDNEQAIKYYKDALKAIKKATGKRQIYFNTIGGLFFILALLKDGSAQSLKEAEEYTNLMSRQSDHWLRFTYGRLKMVLQVHQGDITQKQFVVSGHISSVEEENSLQTLFCSLCLYWMDAESAKKRLPNLLEPLYRRSLASGYHWLAMETAELLSRLKPSSNYKQLAEALREDSNIQTIVDLIRPQEAWEMCLNALANLQKEPQTPGKPESELRLAWFITFYPSRCVLQPKEQKVNAKGEWSKGRPIALKRLSSALSEFDYITPQDMRVCSCIEVYSEGYYGKVDYTFGEKAICALIGHPLVFWEDTPTIRVEIVKGEPELLVKKEKQGRLTLEFSPKLPESQNILHIKETPTRIKVIEITAEHRRIAEIIGKDNKLNVPAIAEKQVLAAINAVSGIVTVHSDIGGGSEGAEEVPAQTLPHIHLLPANAGLKISLLSRPFAQGGPYYRPGTGGETVIAEIDGKRLQTRRNLSEEKQLAKDAIAACATLTRTEEQDGEWIIDDPEDCLELLLELQTLGNNVVIEWPQGEKLRVSHNADLKDFNLSIQRQQDWFAATGELKLNNDLVLDMQQLLELLEKTPSRFIPLGDGQFLALTQAFRKRLDELRMFSEKHSKGIRFHPLATLGLEDFVDEVGKVKADKHWKTHIQRLKEVQNLQPELPSTLQAELRDYQMEGFCWLARLAHWGVGACLADQMGLGKTLQALAVILRNAHEGPTLIIAPTSVCMNWVSEAQKFAPTLNIIQFSGANRQKLLDGLQPLDMLVCSYGLLQQEEVAQMLSQVQWQTIVLDEAQAIKNMTTKRSQAAMNLKSNFKLLTTGTPIENHLGELWNLFRFINPGLLGSFESFNQRFATPIEKYQDKLARNKLKKLIQPFLLRRTKNQVLEELPSRTEILLHVELSKEEKAFYEALRRQAISKLTESDAEAGKKHLQVLAEIMKLRRACCNPSLVMPGTELPSSKLQLFGEVLGELLENRHKALVFSQFVDHLHIIRDYLEQQGISYQYLDGSTSVAERKKRVDAFQAGSGDVFLISLKAGGTGLNLTAADYVIHTDPWWNPAVEDQASDRAHRIGQQRPVTIYRLVAKDTIEEKIVELHHHKRDLADSLLEGTEMSGKISTEALLQLISEG, from the coding sequence ATGACTACTTTTGAGCTTAATTCCACAATACAACAAGCATTACTCGCGAAGAAATATTTCCAGCTACATCCTTCTGTACAAAAAATTATTCAGTTATTTTCGGTAATTTATGCACCGATAGACAAAAATTCATTCGTAAGTTGTCTTAGTAAAATTAACGCTTTAGATGAAAACAATAAACCTTGGGTTACTAAAACCCTCAGTTCCCAAATTGATAAATTGTTAAAAGCAGGCTTGTTAGTACAGGAAAGTAGAGTGGGTGCTGAATGTCATCCATTACTCACAGAAATTGCCACTCGTCATGCTGTACAAACTGGACATTTTGAAATCCTCGTTACAGCAGTAGAGGATAAGCTACCCATACGTACTCACTGGAACAGAGATTCTCGGATATTCTACAGTCTGCGCCAGTGTATCAGAGAAATCCGCATTGGTATTTATCGTCAAGATCCTAGTTTTATTAATCAGCAAATTGAAGATTACCAAAAGTACGCTGATAATGAAGAAAAAATAGTAATAGAAAATATCTTTGAGCAAATATACAATAATCCATTTGATGCAGATTGGTTTAACACCCTACCACAAGGATTATATGAAAGTGGTATATCAAGTATCCTCTTCAATTCAGCCTTAAAATTATCCGCTTCTGAAGATGCGTTGATGCTGCTGGAAGAAGAATGCTCTACGCCTGGAAAACATTGCTCAGATTATCTACATCTGATTTTGACAGAACAACTGTTGTTACAGGGTTGTACCCAAGAAGCACAAGAAAGTCTGGAGCGGATATCAAATGAATATCAAAATAACGCTGCGATCTTTTGGGGTTGGTTAAGTTTTCTGCGGGGTGATAATGAACAAGCCATCAAATATTATAAAGATGCCCTGAAAGCCATCAAAAAGGCTACAGGCAAACGCCAAATATATTTCAATACAATTGGGGGCTTATTTTTCATCCTCGCACTTTTAAAAGATGGTTCAGCGCAAAGCCTCAAAGAAGCAGAAGAGTATACCAATTTGATGTCCCGTCAATCAGATCATTGGCTCAGGTTCACTTATGGCAGACTGAAAATGGTACTGCAAGTCCACCAAGGTGATATTACTCAAAAACAATTTGTAGTCAGCGGTCATATTTCTTCCGTAGAAGAAGAAAATAGCTTACAAACATTGTTTTGTTCGCTATGCCTTTATTGGATGGATGCTGAGAGTGCCAAAAAACGCTTACCTAATTTATTAGAACCATTGTATCGGCGATCGCTCGCCTCCGGTTATCACTGGTTGGCAATGGAAACCGCAGAACTCCTATCCCGACTCAAACCTAGTAGTAACTATAAACAACTTGCAGAGGCACTGCGAGAAGATAGCAATATCCAAACCATCGTAGACTTAATTCGACCCCAAGAAGCTTGGGAAATGTGCCTCAATGCCCTGGCAAATCTCCAAAAAGAACCACAAACACCAGGAAAACCAGAATCGGAACTGCGTTTAGCATGGTTCATAACCTTCTATCCCAGCAGATGTGTCTTGCAACCAAAGGAACAAAAAGTTAATGCCAAAGGGGAATGGAGTAAAGGTCGCCCCATAGCCCTTAAGCGTCTAAGCAGTGCATTATCTGAGTTTGATTACATCACCCCCCAAGATATGCGGGTATGTAGTTGTATTGAGGTATATAGTGAAGGCTATTACGGCAAAGTTGATTATACCTTCGGTGAAAAAGCCATCTGTGCTTTAATTGGACACCCGTTGGTTTTTTGGGAAGATACACCTACTATCCGTGTAGAAATTGTCAAGGGAGAACCAGAACTACTGGTTAAAAAAGAAAAACAAGGTCGTCTCACCTTAGAATTTTCTCCCAAATTACCAGAATCACAAAATATTCTGCATATCAAAGAAACCCCAACCCGCATCAAAGTCATTGAAATTACTGCTGAACACAGACGCATTGCGGAGATTATTGGTAAAGATAACAAATTAAATGTACCTGCGATCGCCGAGAAGCAAGTTTTAGCAGCCATAAATGCCGTCTCTGGCATTGTTACCGTACATTCTGACATTGGTGGCGGTTCAGAAGGTGCAGAAGAAGTACCCGCCCAGACTCTACCCCATATTCACCTTTTACCTGCCAATGCCGGCTTAAAAATCAGCCTTTTATCGCGCCCCTTTGCCCAAGGTGGCCCCTACTACCGTCCTGGTACAGGTGGTGAAACTGTAATTGCCGAGATTGACGGTAAACGTCTCCAAACCAGACGAAATCTGTCTGAAGAAAAGCAACTTGCCAAAGATGCTATAGCCGCCTGCGCCACCTTGACTCGAACTGAAGAACAAGATGGTGAATGGATTATAGACGATCCAGAAGACTGTTTAGAACTGCTGCTAGAACTGCAAACGCTGGGAAATAACGTAGTCATCGAATGGCCACAAGGAGAAAAACTGCGTGTTAGCCACAATGCCGACTTAAAAGACTTTAATTTATCAATTCAACGTCAGCAAGACTGGTTTGCAGCCACTGGGGAATTGAAATTGAATAACGACCTAGTGCTGGATATGCAGCAACTACTAGAACTATTGGAGAAAACCCCCAGCCGTTTTATCCCCCTTGGTGATGGTCAATTTCTGGCTTTAACTCAAGCTTTTCGGAAACGCCTCGACGAGTTACGGATGTTTTCGGAAAAACATAGTAAAGGTATTCGTTTTCACCCATTGGCAACATTAGGGTTAGAGGATTTTGTCGATGAGGTAGGTAAGGTAAAAGCAGATAAACACTGGAAAACACATATCCAGCGTCTTAAGGAGGTGCAAAACCTCCAGCCGGAACTGCCATCTACCCTTCAAGCAGAACTACGTGACTACCAAATGGAGGGTTTTTGTTGGCTAGCGCGACTAGCACATTGGGGTGTGGGTGCTTGTTTAGCAGACCAAATGGGACTCGGTAAGACCTTGCAAGCATTGGCGGTCATTCTCAGAAATGCCCATGAGGGGCCAACCCTAATTATTGCCCCCACTTCCGTGTGTATGAATTGGGTGAGTGAAGCCCAGAAGTTTGCCCCGACTCTCAATATTATTCAATTTTCTGGTGCTAACCGCCAAAAATTATTGGATGGGTTACAACCTTTAGATATGTTGGTATGCAGTTATGGTTTATTACAGCAAGAAGAAGTAGCGCAAATGCTTTCTCAGGTACAGTGGCAAACAATTGTCCTAGATGAAGCCCAGGCGATTAAAAATATGACCACTAAACGTTCTCAGGCAGCTATGAACCTAAAATCTAATTTTAAGTTGCTGACTACTGGGACTCCCATTGAGAATCACCTGGGTGAGTTGTGGAATTTGTTCCGCTTTATTAATCCTGGGTTATTAGGTTCTTTTGAAAGCTTCAATCAACGCTTTGCTACCCCCATCGAAAAATATCAGGATAAACTTGCACGTAATAAACTCAAAAAACTTATTCAACCATTTTTGTTGCGGCGCACAAAAAATCAAGTATTAGAAGAGTTGCCATCTCGTACCGAAATTCTCCTTCATGTAGAGTTAAGTAAAGAGGAAAAGGCATTCTATGAAGCATTACGCCGTCAAGCCATATCTAAACTCACCGAAAGTGATGCCGAGGCAGGAAAAAAACATTTGCAGGTTTTAGCTGAGATTATGAAACTGCGTCGCGCTTGCTGTAATCCTAGTTTGGTGATGCCTGGTACTGAATTACCCAGTTCTAAGTTGCAACTTTTTGGTGAAGTACTGGGTGAACTGCTGGAAAATCGTCATAAAGCGTTGGTATTTAGTCAGTTTGTTGACCATTTGCACATCATCCGCGATTACCTCGAACAGCAAGGTATTAGTTATCAATATCTAGATGGCAGCACTTCCGTGGCAGAGCGCAAAAAACGGGTCGATGCGTTCCAAGCTGGTTCAGGGGATGTATTTCTCATTAGTCTCAAAGCAGGGGGTACAGGACTTAATCTGACTGCGGCTGATTATGTCATCCATACAGACCCTTGGTGGAATCCCGCAGTAGAAGACCAAGCCTCAGACCGCGCCCATCGCATTGGGCAACAACGCCCGGTGACGATTTACCGCTTGGTAGCAAAGGATACTATCGAAGAAAAAATTGTGGAATTGCATCACCACAAGCGAGATTTGGCAGATAGCCTGTTGGAAGGTACCGAGATGAGTGGCAAGATATCAACGGAAGCCTTGTTACAGTTGATTAGTGAAGGTTAA
- a CDS encoding CO2 hydration protein, with translation MTAIKTAIKLPPSNHEFAEVIHRLEAGGAMLPDTPENLMQIIGLYKAYAVPMDFYWRDLLYIAEREFLNPLPFFKYFLPKEYLELHNHYAGDDADLRIWRGEATAHPELLAFIEKGETFKMPKLLHHLFHDRINMEFAEACMRAMLWHRGMGGQFDPYLDSEEYKANADRAIKAYFQGNPVMLGLYKLFPDLFLEQCRQMSYYANLGLFWEIMAPVFFEMSDRYDEGSISSVPEAMSFIVNGIFAIAGRPIYHHVYIRGECYEIVPKSKGFMWLYEAALPYVEAVFYRTAPFRGTKSYNAQARQVPEDQKDFHYGILYADVFPVGTAGIPPTLLMQDMLHFLPPYLVDYYSQHCRGEEDMLIQLGVSFQRSMYCVTSAVIQALRTALLYPLDDQNPKHLQANRDFFEMQLNRFTRPEYNIRDAARLGSIQSQDYR, from the coding sequence ATGACAGCAATTAAAACAGCAATTAAATTACCTCCTTCTAATCACGAATTTGCCGAAGTCATTCACCGCTTAGAAGCTGGGGGTGCAATGTTACCCGATACCCCAGAAAATTTAATGCAAATCATCGGGTTATATAAGGCTTATGCTGTACCGATGGATTTTTACTGGCGTGACCTACTTTACATTGCCGAACGCGAATTTTTAAACCCGTTACCATTCTTTAAATACTTCTTGCCCAAAGAGTATTTAGAACTGCATAATCATTACGCTGGTGATGATGCCGATTTACGAATTTGGCGCGGTGAGGCTACTGCACATCCCGAACTTTTGGCATTTATTGAGAAGGGTGAAACTTTCAAAATGCCAAAGTTGTTGCATCACTTGTTCCACGATCGCATTAACATGGAATTTGCTGAAGCTTGTATGCGGGCGATGTTGTGGCACAGAGGGATGGGTGGACAATTTGACCCTTACTTAGATTCAGAAGAATACAAAGCCAACGCCGACAGGGCAATCAAAGCTTACTTCCAAGGAAACCCCGTCATGCTGGGACTTTACAAGCTGTTCCCCGATTTGTTTTTGGAACAGTGCCGCCAGATGTCATACTACGCTAATCTGGGCTTATTCTGGGAAATCATGGCCCCAGTATTCTTTGAAATGTCCGATCGCTATGACGAAGGTAGCATTAGCAGTGTCCCAGAGGCGATGAGCTTCATAGTTAATGGTATATTTGCGATCGCAGGTCGTCCGATTTACCATCACGTTTATATTCGTGGCGAATGCTACGAAATTGTCCCTAAATCCAAGGGTTTCATGTGGCTATATGAAGCCGCATTACCTTATGTAGAAGCAGTTTTTTACCGCACCGCACCCTTCCGGGGGACAAAATCTTATAATGCTCAAGCGCGTCAAGTACCAGAAGACCAAAAAGACTTTCACTATGGCATTCTTTACGCTGATGTGTTTCCGGTGGGTACTGCTGGCATTCCCCCGACATTATTAATGCAAGATATGTTGCATTTTTTGCCACCCTATCTTGTTGATTACTACAGCCAACATTGCCGGGGTGAAGAAGATATGTTGATTCAGTTGGGAGTTAGCTTTCAACGGTCGATGTACTGTGTCACTTCTGCCGTAATTCAAGCCTTGCGAACGGCACTTTTATATCCTTTAGATGACCAAAATCCCAAACATTTGCAAGCCAATCGCGATTTTTTTGAAATGCAGCTAAATCGCTTTACTCGACCTGAGTATAACATTCGTGACGCTGCTCGTTTAGGGAGTATTCAAAGTCAAGATTATAGATAA
- a CDS encoding NADH-quinone oxidoreductase subunit M — MLSVLIWLPILAAALIAILPVSIPKNRIRLTALIFSGIVLFWNLLILLKFDISNPGMQFKEYLPWNETLGLSYQLGVDGLSILMLVLNSLLTWISIYSSSKETERPRLFYSLILLVSGGVAGAFLAENLLLFFLFYELELIPFYLLISIWGGAKRGYAGMKFLIYTAVSGALILATFLGMVWLSGSTNFAFDAVSTENLSTAKQILLLAGIVLGFGIKIPLIPFHTWLPDAYVEASAPIAILLGGVLAKLGTYGLLRFGLGMFPHAWSIIAPTLAIWGAISAIYGAVVAIAQKDIKRMVAYSSVGHMGYILLAGAASTPLALVGAVAQMFSHGIILAILFHLVGVVEAKVGTRELDKLNGLMSPIRGLPLISALLVLSGMASAGIPGLTGFIAEFIVFQGSFSIFPIPTILCVVASGLTAVYFVILLNRTCFGRLDNLAYYPKVLWSEKIPALILAAFIIFLGVQPTWLVRWSESTTTTMVAAIPSLEKTVISEVALK; from the coding sequence ATGTTAAGTGTTTTGATTTGGCTGCCAATTTTAGCTGCCGCTCTGATCGCAATATTACCCGTAAGTATCCCCAAAAACCGCATTCGTTTAACAGCATTAATTTTTTCAGGCATAGTTCTCTTCTGGAACCTTTTAATTCTGCTAAAATTTGATATTAGCAATCCAGGAATGCAATTTAAAGAGTATTTGCCTTGGAATGAAACCCTTGGCTTGAGCTATCAATTAGGTGTTGATGGACTTTCCATCTTGATGTTGGTGTTAAATAGCCTCCTTACCTGGATTTCTATTTACAGCAGTAGTAAAGAAACTGAACGCCCACGGCTGTTCTACTCGCTGATTTTATTAGTTAGTGGTGGAGTTGCAGGTGCTTTCCTTGCTGAAAATCTGCTGCTATTCTTCCTATTCTACGAACTAGAATTAATCCCCTTCTACTTACTAATTTCCATTTGGGGAGGAGCAAAACGGGGTTATGCTGGAATGAAATTCCTGATTTATACTGCTGTATCGGGAGCATTAATTCTGGCGACATTCTTAGGCATGGTGTGGCTGAGTGGTTCTACCAATTTTGCTTTTGATGCAGTCTCTACAGAAAATCTGTCAACAGCAAAACAAATACTTTTACTAGCAGGAATAGTATTAGGTTTTGGGATTAAAATTCCCTTAATTCCCTTCCATACTTGGCTACCTGATGCTTATGTTGAGGCTTCAGCACCAATTGCCATTCTTCTCGGTGGCGTGTTAGCAAAACTGGGAACTTATGGATTGCTGCGATTTGGGTTGGGTATGTTTCCCCACGCTTGGAGTATTATTGCACCGACTTTGGCAATTTGGGGAGCAATTAGCGCCATCTATGGGGCAGTAGTTGCGATCGCTCAAAAAGACATCAAGCGCATGGTAGCATACAGTTCCGTCGGTCACATGGGCTATATCTTGCTAGCTGGTGCTGCTAGTACTCCCTTAGCACTGGTTGGTGCAGTCGCCCAAATGTTCAGCCACGGCATTATTTTAGCCATTCTCTTCCACTTAGTAGGAGTTGTAGAAGCCAAAGTTGGTACCCGCGAGTTAGATAAACTCAATGGTTTAATGAGTCCCATACGCGGTTTACCTCTAATTAGCGCCTTACTAGTTTTAAGTGGGATGGCTAGCGCAGGTATTCCCGGTTTAACAGGATTCATTGCTGAATTCATCGTCTTTCAAGGTAGTTTTTCTATCTTTCCTATCCCAACAATTTTGTGTGTAGTCGCTAGTGGATTAACCGCAGTTTATTTTGTCATTCTCCTCAACCGCACCTGTTTTGGCAGACTCGATAACTTAGCCTACTATCCCAAAGTTCTTTGGTCTGAGAAAATACCAGCTTTAATTTTGGCAGCTTTTATCATCTTTTTGGGAGTACAACCCACTTGGTTAGTCCGTTGGAGTGAATCTACAACTACAACGATGGTGGCTGCAATTCCCTCCTTAGAAAAAACCGTAATCTCTGAAGTCGCCCTGAAATAA
- a CDS encoding carbonic anhydrase — MSIQHPQTNLSRRSLFKFGAGAIGTGVLTAGLGSNLLAPEKASAEDDITPDKALQELLEGNERFVKIKRKNPHQSHSRLVEVAKGQKPFASILGCADSRVPSEIVFDQGLGDLFVCRVAGNIATAEEIGSLEFGSLVLGSKVIVVVGHERCGAVDAALKGAEVPGQIGSLLEAIKPSVESSKGQSGDRLENACKANILTQVKKLKASPVLSKLIEEEKLKIVGAYYDLDTGKISIVA; from the coding sequence ATGAGCATACAACATCCCCAAACAAATCTTTCTAGAAGAAGTTTATTCAAATTTGGTGCAGGTGCTATTGGCACAGGTGTATTGACAGCCGGACTTGGCTCAAACTTACTTGCACCCGAAAAAGCCTCAGCAGAAGATGATATTACCCCCGATAAAGCATTGCAAGAGTTATTAGAAGGTAATGAAAGATTTGTCAAAATAAAACGTAAAAACCCTCACCAAAGTCATTCGCGTTTAGTCGAAGTTGCTAAAGGTCAAAAGCCCTTTGCCTCCATTCTCGGTTGTGCAGATTCACGAGTCCCTTCCGAGATTGTCTTTGACCAAGGACTTGGAGATTTATTTGTCTGTCGTGTAGCTGGTAATATTGCCACAGCGGAAGAAATAGGTAGCCTAGAATTTGGCAGCTTAGTATTAGGCTCTAAAGTCATTGTGGTCGTAGGACATGAAAGATGTGGTGCAGTAGATGCTGCCCTCAAAGGTGCTGAAGTCCCAGGGCAAATTGGAAGTTTACTTGAGGCAATTAAACCAAGTGTAGAAAGCTCAAAAGGACAATCAGGAGATAGGTTAGAAAATGCTTGTAAAGCAAATATTTTGACGCAAGTTAAAAAATTGAAAGCATCGCCGGTTTTATCTAAGTTAATAGAAGAAGAAAAACTGAAAATAGTTGGAGCTTATTACGATTTAGACACTGGCAAAATCAGTATAGTAGCCTAG